In Asterias amurensis chromosome 4, ASM3211899v1, one genomic interval encodes:
- the LOC139936659 gene encoding progesterone-induced-blocking factor 1-like, with protein sequence MEHEDISSMMSELETGDISTSLATDLSISAEDESETERRKDRRGIHKQRQVKVTKQLIERKQMIHDLQLMKIELSQKNLIIDNLKTENAGKVEELEERLADISHQKHILQANLEAQLNIHKQDSRHRQQHLQSELENIAKRQQQLERTNAELQQRAGDVRSVLRDLELTETDYMELRARSEEELSLRDYVALKLFDKVRPLQIELTDLRGWNSTLEQQVNSYKEDLSQLQQKFALEHKTRSELEGKCQRLTLDLAETKSSIQQSDYKRENYDRVKSERDRLEHDYMELKKQHTYMDVAYKNCLSEKEDIVKQLSTINQELSLLRQDKDYLQRQLNDVTSKYDHSDSRLKDTSTDLENAKRSREELYEKYVESRDQYKAEYESKLRQELEAIRLRTDTEVDKLRTTTRDMFERENRSLRENRDTALSEKERAVAAEKECSAKYEQLLTDLRQLQMTSDTKTSELLGEARMQKFEAERAHMLHEEALQNLEKTQVELEKHRKKIQVLTKEYYSIQTSSDRKATELEAQVSELRAKLDIYEKLETELDDVVMQAAENVNGEEAERVLFSYGYGANVPSTAKRRLQHSVHLARRVLQLERINTSLKKELDSSKTQMHQLGEELSGATSLLDQAQQPYNYLIESIRSRDKQIQKHKSHIATVEEDIRRLKEERNELHQSRNQMSADLERLLNQREEMAVMKQVVLNISQRQHPGVSSSYPGAVHIEKLSSPTRRAYASTSKQTTRHSKADIGDISKPAPTIFTSTDPPRWYNKLKEQNAAQQSRYSTVYATGT encoded by the exons ATGGAACACGAAGATATATCCAGTATGATGAGTGAATTAGAGACGGGTGATATTAGCACCTCTCTGGCGACTGATTTGTCAATATCGGCAGAGGACGAGTCTGAAACAGAGAGGAGAAAAGACCGTAGAGGAATTCACAAGCAAAGACAAGTCAAAGTGACCAAACAACTGATTGAGCGAAAACAAATGATACATGATCTCCAATTGATGAAGATTGAACTCTCTCAGAAAAACCTCATTATCGACAATTTGAAGACGGAGAATGCTGGCAAAGTGGAGGAGCTGGAGGAACGTCTGGCAGACATATCTCATCAAAAACACATCTTACAG GCAAACCTAGAGGCCCAGCTTAACATTCATAAGCAAGATTCACGTCATCGTCAGCAACATTTACAATCTGAGCTAGAAAACATTGCTAAGCGCCAACAACAACTAGAGAGAACTAATGCTGAACTACAGCAGCGAGCAGGTGATGTACGAAGCGTCTTACGTGACTTGGAGTTGACGGAGACTGACTACATGGAGTTGAGGGCACGGTCTGAGGAGGAACTTTCGTTACGGGATTATGTGGCA CTGAAATTGTTTGataaagtgcgccctctacagATTGAATTGACTGATCTTAGAGGTTGGAACAGCACCCTGGAGCAACAAGTCAATTCATACAAAGAGGACCTATCACAATTACAACAG AAGTTCGCGTTGGAGCACAAGACAAGAAGCGAGTTAGAAGGAAAGTGCCAGAGATTGACCCTTGACCTTGCAGAGACTAAATCCTCCATTCAGCAAAGTGATTACAAAAGAGAGAATTACGACAGAGTCAAAAG TGAGAGAGATCGCTTAGAGCATGATTACATGGAGCTGAAGAAACAACATACTTACATGGATGTAGCTTATAAAAACTGTCTGAGTGAGAAGGAAGATATCGTTAAACAG cTATCAACAATTAATCAGGAACTTTCCCTTCTAAGACAAGATAAAGATTACCTTCAGAGGCAACTGAATGATGTAACCAGCAAGTATGATCATTCTGATAGTCGTCTTAAAGACACATCAACAGATCTAGAGAATGCTAAGAGATCAAGAGAAGAGTTGTATGAGAAATATGTAGAGTCAAG GGATCAATACAAGGCTGAGTATGAAAGCAAACTGCGTCAAGAATTGGAAGCAATTCGACTTCGGACTGACACTGAGGTAGACAAACTGAGGACTACTACGAGGGACATGTTTGAAAGAGAAAACAG GAGTCTTCGTGAAAATCGTGATACCGCACTGTCAGAGAAGGAGAGAGCTGTGGCTGCGGAAAAGGAATGCAGCGCCAAGTATGAACAACTTCTTACTGA CTTGCGGCAACTCCAGATGACATCAGACACTAAGACATCCGAGCTACTTGGAGAGGCTCGGATGCAGAAGTTTGAAGCTGAGAGAGCACACATGCTTCATGAAGAGGCACTTCAGAACTTAGAGAAGACGCAAGTGGAGTTAGAGAAACACCGCAAGAAAATACAG GTTTTAACCAAGGAATATTACAGCATACAGACATCTTCTGACCGCAAAGCTACTGAACTAGAAGCTCAGGTATCTGAGCTCCGAGCTAAGCTAGATATCTATGAGAAGTTGGAGACAGAGTTAGATGATGTTGTTATGCAAGCAGCAGAGA ATGTGAATGGCGAGGAGGCAGAGAGGGTGTTATTCTCTTATGGTTATGGTGCTAATGTTCCATCTACAGCTAAACGAAGGCTTCAACACAG TGTTCATTTGGCAAGACGTGTACTCCAGCTAGAAAGAATCAACACATCATTGAAGAAGGAGTTAGATAGTAGCAAGACACAAATGCATCAACTTGGAGAAGAG ttGTCCGGCGCCACATCACTGCTAGATCAAGCCCAGCAGCCATATAACTATCTAATAGAGAGTATACGCAGTAGAGATAAACAGATACAGAAACATAAGAGTCATATTGCAACTGTAGAAGAAGATATTAG ACGATTGAAGGAAGAAAGGAATGAGTTACATCAATCCAGGAATCAGATGTCAGCTGATCTTGAGAGACTTTTAAACCAGAGAGAG GAAATGGCAGTTATGAAACAAGTTGTGTTGAATATCAGCCAGCGCCAGCATCCTGGTGTCTCTAGTTCATATCCTGGTGCAGTACATATTGAGAAACTATCCAGTCCTACAAGGAGGGCGTATGCATCTACgagcaaacaaacaacaagaCACAGCAAGGCAGACATTGGAGATATCAGTAAACCAGCTCCAACAATCTTT ACATCTACAGATCCTCCACGGTGGTATAATAAGCTGAAGGAACAGAATGCAGCTCAGCAAAGTCGTTACTCTACTGTCTATGCAACAGGGACATGA